From the Lathyrus oleraceus cultivar Zhongwan6 chromosome 4, CAAS_Psat_ZW6_1.0, whole genome shotgun sequence genome, one window contains:
- the LOC127076238 gene encoding protein PHYTOCHROME-DEPENDENT LATE-FLOWERING: MGVSFKVSKTGSRFRPKLLPSPLQPSQDDQSHNSRSQSDLVEAGENIAGIPNSSIPSETVSLAEREASFTLNLFPDGYSIGKPLENGAANQSFPKLLLPYDRSSETLFLAIESGHLPGDILDDIPAKYVDGALICEVRDYRRFSSEKGAGMVSADSSPTIDKVCLKMSLENIVKDIPSITDKSWTYGDLMEVESKILKALKPSLHLDPTPKLDRLCESPVPTKLNLQRKRLRNIPEFTVTSSNKTHGKKVCIDRVQENSNSRLGDPGITTSNATGQQTLENQAMQNLNSSIAMAMRSKNIIPDSSIPGFSMMSQSRYPMTVGTPRSLQEHGSISGINSSGASPAAQDVMISYADNPNASVSLHAKREYPDGQSSPLSNIAKRMRSAPTGVDAMQQQQLGSHVDALQGSDMNWQNTLLQQQAMTRGIQYSSGGIQKFPQQVFEGGLNQETGAIQFASGQQGMRLVAKEEQFEMERIDGAGINRNKSELEMDASNLDPQQLRLQQKLPHHAFMRPNFPQTTWNSLGQQTEKEAKKEDQFQKRKQVQSPRVSSGTLPHSPLSSKSGEFSNGSVGPSFGPSSMNTAPGALQKEKAAMASLSSAVGAPSLTSSANDSTQRQQQAQLAAKRRSNSLPKTPAMSGVASPASVSTGVPFNTNSPSVGTSAFSEQGLQTILDRFSKIEVVTARHQLHFKPKKPDQPIKKQNTYSPQRVAAHLVNATNNEGLIDESSSLSKSLIGGSMNACKMRVLSFIWNERVVQGNGTTLVPRFRTRLIMAEKPSDGTVALHYGDIDESDFIAAEDHLPTLPNTHFADLLVDQFCSQIEHEGYAKEDDRIQLRPNRVNLPLSSQSSLPPNEMQQYGEPNLSQSCNEMAKLASGSNASLSMSQNMVANARMLPPGNAQALHMSQGLLSGVSMAQRPQQLDSQQQAVQQQQQQLLQQNQQSLIQQQNPQFQRSLLSANQLSHLNGVGQNSNMPLTNHLLNKASPLQFQMLQQQQQQQQNQHMQRKMMGLGTAMGMSSYRNSLVGLSPIGNAMGIGAARGMGGTGISAPMTPIAGMGNMGQNPMNLGQASNITNSISQQFRPADILSKIKMVQNRESMLASPQSSITGMSGARQMHPNSANLSVLSQSLNRNTMSSLQRAMGPMGPPKLMPAVNLYMNRQQQQQYQQSQQQQQQQQQQHQPQQPQLQLQHPQQHHLHQQLQQQLQQQQQQETTSQLHAVVSPPQVGSPSTMGVPPLSQQTLQQASPQQMSQRTPMSPQQMSSGAVHGMSTGNPEACPASPQLSSQTLGSVGSITNSSMDMQGVNKSNSANNAQ; this comes from the exons ATTTTGGATGATATTCCTGCCAAATACGTTGATGGGGCACTTATATGCGAG GTGCGTGATTATCGAAGGTTCTCTTCTGAAAAGGGAGCTGGCATGGTGTCTGCAGATAGTTCCCCAACTATTGATAAAGTATGCCTCAAGATGTCATTGGAAAATATTGTGAAGGATATCCCATCTATTACTGATAAATCTTGGACATATGGTGATCTAATG GAAGTTGAATCGAAGATACTGAAAGCATTAAAGCCAAGTCTTCATCTAGATCCTACTCCAAAGTTGGATAGGCTGTGTGAAAGTCCAGTTCCAACAAAG CTTAATTTGCAGAGAAAGCGATTAAGGAATATCCCAGAGTTTACTGTTACTTCTAGTAATAAAACCCATGGGAAAAAAGTATGCATAGATAGAGTACAAGAGAACTCAAATAGCAGGTTGGGTGATCCAGGAATCACTACATCTAATGCTACTGGGCAACAGACTCTTGAAAATCAAGCAATGCAAAATCTTAATTCAAGCATTGCCATGGCCATGAGATCTAAGAATATTATACCAGATTCTTCTATCCCTGGATTTTCTATGATGTCTCAATCAAGATATCCAATGACTGTTGGAACTCCAAGAAGCTTGCAGGAGCATGGATCGATATCTGGTATTAATTCATCCGGGGCTTCTCCTGCTGCCCAAGATGTCATGATTTCCTATGCTGATAATCCGAACGCAAGTGTCTCTCTTCATGCAAAAAGAGAGTATCCGGATGGACAATCATCACCTTTATCgaatattgcaaaaagaatgagGTCTGCTCCCACAGGTGTTGATGCAATGCAGCAGCAGCAATTAGGCTCACATGTTGACGCTCTTCAAGGATCAGATATGAACTGGCAGAATACACTATTACAGCAACAAGCAATGACCAGAGGTATTCAGTATAGCAGTGGTGGCATTCAGAAGTTTCCCCAGCAGGTTTTTGAAGGAGGGTTAAATCAGGAAACTGGGGCTATTCAATTTGCTTCTGGTCAGCAGGGCATGAGATTAGTTGCCAAGGAAGAACAATTTGAAATGGAAAGAATAGATGGTGCAGGGATAAATCGAAATAAAAGTGAGTTGGAAATGGATGCAAGCAATTTAGACCCACAACAATTACGACTTCAGCAAAAATTGCCACATCATGCATTCATGAGACCTAATTTCCCACAGACTACCTGGAATAGTCTGGGCCAGCAAACTGAGAAAGAAGCCAAAAAGGAGGATCAATTTCAGAAAAGGAAACAAGTACAAAGTCCTCGTGTATCTAGTGGGACATTACCTCACTCGCCATTATCTTCAAAATCTGGTGAATTTTCTAATGGTTCAGTTGGACCAAGTTTTGGACCATCTTCAATGAACACTGCACCTGGAGCATTACAAAAAGAGAAGGCAGCAATGGCGTCACTTTCCTCTGCTGTTGGAGCTCCATCTTTGACTTCTAGTGCTAATGATTCTACTCAAAGGCAACAACAGGCACAACTAGCTGCAAAACGTAGATCTAATTCCCTTCCCAAGACCCCAGCAATGAGTGGAGTTGCTTCTCCTGCTAGTGTTAGTACTGGTGTCCCATTCAATACAAATAGTCCCTCCGTTGGAACCTCTGCCTTTTCTGAGCAAGGTCTTCAAACTATCTTAGACAGATTTTCAAAAATTGAAGTGGTGACAGCGAG GCATCAACTTCACTTCAAGCCCAAAAAACCGGATCAGCCCATTAAGAAGCAGAATACATATTCACCACAGCGTGTGGCAGCTCATCTTGTAAATGCAACTAATAATGAGGGATTGATAGACGAGTCCAGTTCTTTGTCAAAGTCACTCATAGGTGGTAGTATGAATGCATGCAAAATGAGAGTGTTAAGTTTCATTTGGAATGAGCGTGTAGTTCAAG GAAATGGCACAACTTTAGTTCCCAGGTTTCGAACTAGGTTGATAATGGCTGAAAAGCCATCTGACGGTACAGTGGCTCTGCATTACGGGGACATAGATGAAAGTGATTTCATAGCTGCAGAAGATCATCTCCCTACACTACCCAATACT CATTTTGCGGATTTGCTTGTAGACCAGTTCTGTTCACAG ATTGAACATGAAGGATATGCTAAGGAAGATGACAGAATCCAACTCAGACCAAACCGTGTGAACCTTCCATTGAGCAGTCAATCTAGTTTACCTCCTAATGAGATGCAGCAATATGGAGAACCGAATCTGAGTCAGTCATGTAATGAAATGGCAAAACTAGCTAGTGGCAGTAATGCATCTTTAAGCATGTCGCAGAATATGGTAGCAAACGCAAGGATGTTGCCACCCGGAAATGCTCAGGCCTTGCATATGTCCCAAGGACTTCTCTCTGGTGTATCAATGGCTCAAAGACCACAGCAACTGGACTCACAACAACAAGCAGTTCAGCAGCAACAGCAGCAGCTGCTGCAACAAAATCAACAATCTCTCATTCAACAGCAGAATCCACAGTTCCAGAGATCTTTGCTCAGCGCAAATCAGCTTTCACACTTAAACGGGGTTGGACAGAACTCCAACATGCCATTGACTAATCACTTACTGAACAAGGCCTCGCCTCTTCAGTTTCAGATGTtacagcagcaacagcaacaacaacagaaCCAACACATGCAAAGGAAAATGATGGGACTTGGAACAGCTATGGGAATGAGTAGCTATAGAAATAGCCTAGTTGGGCTTTCACCAATTGGCAATGCCATGGGAATTGGAGCTGCAAGGGGAATGGGAGGAACTGGAATCTCAGCACCGATGACTCCGATTGCTGGCATGGGAAATATGGGTCAGAACCCAATGAATCTTGGCCAGGCTTCAAACATTACTAATTCTATAAGCCAGCAATTTAGGCCTGCCGACATTTTATCAAAGATTAAAATGGTACAAAATCGAGAAAGCATGTTAGCCTCACCTCAGTCTAGCATTACTGGAATGTCAGGAGCCCGGCAAATGCACCCCAACTCAGCCAATCTTTCAGTGTTGAGTCAGTCTTTGAATAGAAATACTATGAGTTCGCTGCAGCGAGCAATGGGTCCTATGGGCCCGCCAAAGCTTATGCCAGCGGTGAATCTTTATATGAAtcggcagcagcagcagcaaTACCAACAATCccaacagcagcaacaacagcaacaacaacaacaccaaccACAACAACCACAGTTGCAATTACAACATCCACAGCAGCATCATTTACATCAGCAGTTGCAGCAGCAATtacagcaacaacagcaacaagAAACAACTTCACAATTGCATGCAGTTGTTTCACCGCCACAGGTGGGATCACCATCTACTATGGGAGTTCCACCCTTGAGCCAACAAACACTTCAGCAAGCAAGCCCTCAGCAAATGAGTCAACGAACTCCAATGAGCCCTCAACAGATGAGCTCGGGGGCAGTTCATGGCATGAGTACCGGTAATCCTGAAGCTTGTCCAGCAAGTCCTCAGCTGAGCTCTCAGACACTAGGGTCTGTTGGTAGCATAACCAATTCCTCTATGGACATGCAAGGTGTTAACAAGAGCAATTCTGCCAACAATGCCCAGTGA